One part of the Streptomyces lienomycini genome encodes these proteins:
- a CDS encoding APC family permease, which yields MSEPSTADSPQVELRRTLGVPDAVMIGLGAMIGAGIFATLAPAARAAGSGLLIGLALAAVVAYCNATSSARLAARYPAAGGTYVYGRERLGDFWGYLAGWAFVVGKTASCAAMALTVGSYVWPGQAHAVAACAAVALTAVNYAGVRKSALLTRVVVAVVLAVLASVVVAALTSDAADAARLDVGSDATAGGVLQAAGLLFFAFAGYARVATLGEEVRDPAIVIPRAIPIALGITFVVYTVVAVSVLMVLGPHGLAEAAAPLSDAARAAGADWLIPVVRVGAAVAALGSLLALILGVSRTTLAMSRDRHLPHALAAVHPKFRVPHRAELVVGAVVAVVAATGDVRGAIGFSSFGVLVYYAIANVSAWTLAPDEGRPHRIIPAVGLTGCLLLAFALPLSSVVSGAAVLAVGVAAYGLRRAVAARTP from the coding sequence GTGAGCGAGCCATCGACCGCCGACAGCCCGCAGGTGGAGTTGCGGCGGACGCTCGGCGTGCCCGACGCCGTCATGATCGGGCTGGGGGCGATGATCGGTGCCGGAATCTTCGCCACGCTCGCCCCGGCGGCGCGCGCCGCCGGTTCCGGGCTGCTGATCGGTCTGGCTCTGGCGGCGGTCGTCGCCTACTGCAACGCCACCTCCTCCGCGCGGCTCGCGGCCCGCTACCCCGCTGCCGGCGGCACGTACGTGTACGGCCGCGAGCGCCTCGGTGACTTCTGGGGCTACCTGGCGGGGTGGGCGTTCGTGGTCGGCAAGACGGCCTCCTGCGCGGCGATGGCGCTCACCGTCGGCTCGTACGTGTGGCCGGGCCAGGCGCACGCGGTCGCGGCCTGCGCAGCGGTGGCGCTGACGGCGGTGAACTACGCCGGGGTTCGAAAGTCCGCGCTGCTGACCCGGGTGGTCGTGGCCGTGGTCCTGGCGGTCCTCGCCTCCGTGGTGGTCGCCGCCCTCACCTCGGATGCGGCGGACGCGGCCCGGCTCGACGTCGGCTCCGACGCCACTGCCGGCGGGGTGCTCCAGGCGGCGGGGCTGCTGTTCTTCGCCTTCGCCGGATACGCGCGCGTCGCCACCCTGGGCGAGGAGGTCCGGGACCCGGCCATCGTCATCCCCCGGGCGATCCCGATCGCGCTGGGCATCACATTCGTCGTCTACACCGTCGTAGCGGTCTCGGTCCTGATGGTGCTGGGTCCGCACGGACTGGCCGAGGCGGCGGCGCCGCTGTCGGACGCCGCGCGGGCCGCGGGCGCCGACTGGCTGATTCCCGTCGTACGCGTCGGCGCGGCTGTCGCCGCACTCGGCTCCCTGCTCGCCCTGATCCTCGGCGTCTCCCGCACCACCCTTGCCATGAGCCGCGACCGGCACCTGCCCCATGCCCTGGCCGCCGTGCACCCGAAGTTCCGGGTTCCCCACCGCGCCGAGCTCGTCGTCGGCGCCGTCGTGGCTGTGGTGGCCGCGACGGGGGACGTGCGCGGGGCGATCGGGTTCTCCTCCTTCGGCGTCCTGGTCTACTACGCCATCGCCAACGTCTCCGCCTGGACCCTCGCCCCCGACGAGGGGCGCCCCCACCGCATCATCCCCGCCGTGGGGCTGACCGGCTGCCTGCTCCTGGCCTTCGCGCTTCCCCTGTCCTCGGTGGTCTCCGGTGCCGCGGTGCTGGCCGTCGGTGTCGCCGCCTACGGGCTCCGGCGTGCGGTGGCAGCCCGCACGCCGTGA
- a CDS encoding IS3 family transposase, giving the protein MDEAFTGVETQLGITAACRLTGRSRATHYRRLRPPPPRRERAPQVQPSALTAEERTAVLELMNGDEYAELAPAQIWARELDAGRYHCSVSTMYRILREQDQSGERRRQATHPAKAVPELVATGPSQVFTWDITKAAGPVKGVWYHAYVIIDIFSRYIVGHTVERAESAVRAGELIRETIARNGIVPQTVHADRGTSMTSKKVSQLLIDLGVTRSHSRPKVSNDNPYSEAQFKTMKYMSDYPEWFDSLAHAREWFDAFITYYNHEHRHSGIGWHTPASVHFGTADEVRDQRAITLAQAYARHPERFGRRPRPPAIPQTAWINDPAKRQEPAPQTS; this is encoded by the coding sequence GTGGACGAAGCGTTCACCGGCGTCGAGACTCAGCTGGGCATCACGGCCGCCTGCCGGCTGACCGGCCGCTCCCGCGCCACGCACTACCGTCGGCTCCGGCCCCCGCCACCACGCAGAGAACGTGCCCCACAGGTGCAGCCATCGGCCCTGACGGCCGAAGAGCGGACTGCGGTACTGGAGCTGATGAACGGCGACGAGTACGCCGAACTGGCACCCGCACAGATCTGGGCCCGCGAGCTGGATGCCGGGCGCTACCACTGCTCCGTCTCGACGATGTACCGGATCCTGCGCGAGCAGGATCAGTCCGGCGAGCGCCGACGGCAGGCCACCCATCCCGCCAAAGCGGTGCCCGAGCTGGTTGCCACCGGGCCCTCGCAAGTCTTCACCTGGGACATCACCAAGGCGGCCGGACCGGTCAAGGGTGTCTGGTATCACGCCTATGTGATCATCGACATCTTCAGCCGGTACATCGTCGGCCATACCGTCGAGCGGGCCGAATCGGCGGTGCGGGCAGGGGAATTGATCCGCGAGACCATCGCCCGCAACGGCATCGTGCCCCAGACCGTGCACGCGGACCGCGGCACCTCGATGACGTCGAAGAAGGTCTCCCAACTACTGATCGATCTGGGTGTGACGCGGTCGCACTCGAGACCGAAGGTCTCCAACGACAACCCTTACAGCGAGGCCCAGTTCAAGACCATGAAGTACATGTCGGACTATCCCGAATGGTTCGATTCGCTGGCCCACGCACGCGAGTGGTTCGACGCGTTCATCACGTACTACAACCATGAGCACCGGCACTCGGGCATCGGCTGGCACACGCCCGCCTCCGTCCACTTCGGGACCGCCGACGAGGTCCGAGACCAGCGCGCGATCACCCTCGCCCAGGCATACGCCCGCCACCCCGAACGCTTCGGCCGCCGCCCCAGACCACCCGCAATACCCCAGACGGCCTGGATCAACGACCCGGCCAAGCGCCAGGAACCCGCACCACAAACCTCATAG
- a CDS encoding IS5 family transposase (programmed frameshift), which yields MGKRQSRPWVVSDELWSLIEPLLPVPGPKLVEGRPRVPDRQALCGILFVLHTGIQWEYLPQELGFGSGMTCWRRLAAWNEAGVWDGLHLVLLQRLRAAKKLDWSRAVIDSSHVRAARRGPKSGPSPVDRARPGSKHHVLTDGQGIPLAVSLTGGNRNDVTQLLPLLDKVPAVAGVVGRPRHRPDALLADRGYDHDKYRRLLRQRGIRPVIAERGVEHGSGLGVFRYVIERTIAWLHGFRRLRIRWERRDDIHEAFLGLATCLITHRHVQRLC from the exons GTGGGGAAACGACAGTCGCGGCCCTGGGTCGTGTCGGATGAACTGTGGTCGCTCATCGAGCCGTTGCTGCCCGTGCCGGGTCCGAAGCTGGTGGAGGGCAGGCCGCGGGTCCCGGACCGGCAGGCACTGTGCGGGATCCTGTTCGTGCTGCACACCGGCATCCAGTGGGAGTACCTGCCCCAGGAGCTGGGCTTCGGCTCGGGGATGACGTGCTGGCGGCGCCTGGCCGCCTGGAACGAAGCCGGCGTGTGGGACGGACTGCACCTGGTGCTGCTGCAGAGGCTGCGGGCCGCGAAGAAGCTCGACTGGTCCCGGGCGGTGATCGACTCCTCCCACGTACGGGCCGCTCGGCGCGGCC CCAAAAGCGGGCCCAGCCCGGTCGACCGCGCACGACCGGGCAGCAAGCACCACGTCCTCACCGACGGCCAGGGCATCCCGCTCGCGGTGTCGCTGACCGGCGGAAACCGCAACGACGTCACCCAGCTGCTGCCGCTGCTGGACAAGGTTCCGGCCGTGGCCGGCGTCGTCGGCCGGCCCAGACACCGGCCAGACGCACTCCTCGCCGACCGCGGCTACGACCACGACAAGTACCGCCGCCTGCTGCGACAGCGCGGGATCCGACCGGTCATCGCCGAACGAGGCGTCGAACACGGCTCCGGCCTGGGCGTCTTCCGCTACGTGATCGAGCGCACGATCGCCTGGCTGCACGGCTTCCGCCGACTGCGAATCCGCTGGGAACGACGCGACGACATCCACGAAGCCTTCCTCGGACTCGCCACCTGCCTCATCACCCACCGCCACGTCCAACGCCTTTGTTAG
- a CDS encoding mycothiol transferase, with translation MPARPRGRHAEPLGDELGDLRGIILHVVEETARHAGHLDTTRELLDGRTGLGPR, from the coding sequence TTGCCGGCACGCCCACGGGGTCGTCACGCCGAACCCCTGGGCGACGAACTCGGTGACCTGCGCGGGATCATCCTGCATGTCGTTGAAGAGACCGCACGGCACGCCGGCCACCTGGACACCACCCGTGAACTCCTCGATGGCCGAACGGGACTTGGGCCTCGCTGA